A region from the Triticum urartu cultivar G1812 chromosome 1, Tu2.1, whole genome shotgun sequence genome encodes:
- the LOC125522310 gene encoding uncharacterized protein LOC125522310, producing MPHPVDCKPRNLPVLLHLASSSGNRCCRGDHVQPPDRSPTPASTSPSRLPALESVHGTAVFKPSTTQRFKASQYLLQSSNREGFPHRMRLLSVAVKYQRRRASVVRVGECSAQPRRPPSSRPSAGLGACDSRRISASPYSSTASRWPWNLVVEARRCRCSSLSFGHWIRSSSINFCLIHAHLASPCRSSSKPCLKPLCPRRAPSPGCCHRALLLPSLLVSVRDGNKRLACTR from the exons ATGCCGCATCCCGTCGACTGCAAGCCAAGGAACCTCCCTGTGCTCCTCCACCTTGCCTCATCGTCCGGCAACCGGTGCTGCCGCGGCGACCACGTCCAGCCACCAG ACAGGAGCCCAACCCCGGCGTCCACGTCGCCAAGCCGTCTCCCTGCCCTTGAGTCCGTCCATGGGACCGCAGTCTTCAAGCCGTCGACTACCCAACGCTTCAAAGCCAGCCAATACCTTCTCCAGTCCTCGAACCGCGAGGGATTTCCGCATCGCATGCGCTTGTTGTCCGTCGCCGTCAAATACCAGCGCCGCCGTGCTTCTGTCGTCCGCGTCGGCGAGTGCAGCGCCCAGCCACGCCGACCTCCTTCATCTCGTCCCAGCGCTGGACTTGGAGCTTGCGACTCCCGGCGGATCTCCGCCTCGCCCTATTCATCCACTGCCTCCCGATGGCCATGGAACCTCGTTGTCGAAGCTCGCCGTTGTCGTTGTTCGTCCCTGTCGTTCGGCCACTGGATCCGGTCGTCCTCCATCAACTTCTGCCTGATCCACGCTCACCTCGCCTCGCCTTGCCGGAGTTCCAGCAAGCCGTGCCTCAAGCCCCTGTGTCCCCGCCGTGCGCCAAGTCCCGGATGTTGCCATCGCGCCCTGCTTCTGCCTAGCCTGCTCGTCTCTGTACGCGATGGAAACAAGCGCCTCGCCTGCACCCGTTGA